From Brassica oleracea var. oleracea cultivar TO1000 chromosome C3, BOL, whole genome shotgun sequence, a single genomic window includes:
- the LOC106329588 gene encoding putative F-box protein At3g22650 — translation MTSPSLPLELVEDVLYKIPIESLVRFKSVSKDWHALIKDKRFIYKLLDLSHERCILVGHKAIQLSSMKINNAPLCVPAPEKLHDYTLKAIIHCDGLLLCKCDEGGEHDNGRKLAVWNPFVSRLKWIEPSTYYKYFDVFAFGYDSVSRDNYKILRIDMGIKTEIYEFRSKLWRRVRATVDEYHRLCQAMSMNGNMYWVAQTKSNDSKIEFIQSFDFSTETFKPICVPEETDRFHGFTVHRVLLSGYGGDRLSLLQQHTHLKIEVWVTNKLTDGDVSWSNYFNVTLAHLPILPYRNDCRFLAYCIHKTKKIMLWVEEVDYNEAYVYTDVYVMGEGEIDKQVEATITRTLHDQSCNHVYVPSLVPVPD, via the coding sequence ATGACTTCACCGTCACTGCCTTTAGAATTAGTAGAAGATGTACTTTACAAAATTCCGATCGAATCTTTGGTACGATTCAAATCCGTAAGCAAAGATTGGCACGCTCTCATCAAAGACAAGAGATTCATCTACAAGCTTTTGGATCTCTCCCATGAACGATGCATACTAGTCGGTCATAAAGCAATACAACTCTCCAGTATGAAGATCAATAACGCTCCCTTATGTGTACCAGCCCCAGAAAAGTTACACGATTATACCCTTAAAGCAATCATTCACTGTGACGGATTATTGCTATGTAAGTGTGATGAGGGAGGTGAGCATGATAATGGTCGAAAGCTCGCAGTTTGGAATCCGTTTGTGAGCCGACTCAAATGGATCGAACCCTCGACTTATTACAAATACTTTGATGTCTTTGCTTTTGGATACGACAGTGTATCTCGTGACAACTACAAGATCTTGAGGATCGATATGGGGATCAAAACTGAGATATATGAGTTTAGATCCAAACTCTGGAGAAGGGTTAGAGCTACTGTGGACGAATACCATAGACTGTGCCAAGCTATGTCTATGAATGGGAACATGTATTGGGTTGCTCAAACAAAGAGTAATGACTCCAAAATAGAATTCATCCAAAGTTTTGATTTTTCTACAGAAACATTCAAGCCCATATGTGTTCCAGAGGAAACAGATCGTTTTCATGGGTTTACTGTTCATAGAGTACTCTTGTCAGGTTACGGGGGAGATAGGCTTTCTTTATTACAACAACATACACATTTGAAGATTGAGGTGTGGGTTACAAACAAGTTGACCGATGGGGATGTCTCGTGGAGCAACTATTTCAACGTAACTCTCGCTCATCTCCCAATATTACCCTACCGTAACGATTGTCGTTTTCTGGCATACTGCATCCACAAGACCAAAAAGATTATGTTATGGGTCGAGGAAGTAGATTACAACGAGGCATATGTGTACACAGATGTTTACGTAATGGGTGAGGGTGAGATAGACAAACAAGTTGAGGCCACAATAACGCGTACATTGCATGATCAATCTTGTAATCATGTATATGTTCCAAGCCTAGTTCCAGTTCCAGATTAA
- the LOC106333484 gene encoding uncharacterized protein LOC106333484 translates to MPSVWGKRTHLLWKADGWLPDKYEEPGFTCLSLGLSVSRRGFSNEHITVYGNSDIFSEDLEHEYFLRPECDYILRFSKEEAHQINYMMLVDAVLMASHDDDHVSPLVIITKLAQDTEMICRVLASLTSRGFPVLFALPEAPQSNFGITVSSNVVLGPERIPVLLCPHLFDLLDHLEHEEEDEDVKHSQRYFIELPPPDAHTKSFSMPQGVETCVFWDVSDYPLPLGLQLPVFYENIFISCSCSCSLSLWWYLNLCLC, encoded by the exons ATGCCAAGTGTCTGGG GGAAGAGGACACACTTATTGTGGAAAGCCGACGGATGGCTCCCCGACAAGTATGAGGAACCTGGTTTTACTTGTCTGTCTCTCGGTTTATCTGTTTCAAGAAGGGGTTTTTCTAATGAACATATTACAGTTTACGGTAACTCGGACATATTCTCGGAAGACTTGGAACATGAGTATTTCTTGCGTCCTGAATGCGACTATATTTTAAGATTTTCGAAAGAAGAGGCACATCAAATAAACTATATGATGTTAGTGGATGCTGTTTTAATGGCTTCACACGATGACGATCACGTATCCCCGTTGGTGATCATCACAAAATTGGCACAAGACACAGAGATGATCTGTAGGGTGCTTGCTTCTTTGACAAGCAGAGGCTTCCCTGTTTTATTTGCACTGCCTGAAGCACCACAAAGTAATTTTGGAATCACTGTATCCTCCAATGTGGTTCTTGGGCCTGAGAGAATCCCAGTGTTGCTTTGTCCACACCTATTTGACCTACTTGACCACCTAGAGCATGAGGAAGAAGATGAAGATGTAAAGCATAGCCAGAGATATTTTATTGAGCTCCCACCTCCCGATGCCCATACCAAAAGTTTCTCCATGCCTCAGGGTGTTGAAACATGCGTCTTCTGGGATGTCTCTGATTACCCTCTCCCTCTCGGTCTACAACTCCCTGTGTTTTATGAGAATATCTTTATCAGCTGTTCGTGCTCTTGTTCCTTGTCCTTGTGGTGGTATCTCAATCTATGCCTATGTTGA